GGGAATCTCTAACCCGGGGTGTGCTAACCAAGGTGGATCTGATGCGACCCATGTCGCCATAGGAAGTCCAGCAACCAGTTTTGCTGGAAAAGTCTCTGTTACTGATACGAGCAATGGTTCAAACACCAACGGCACAAGTGCACTTGCAAGTATCACGGACTGGATAAACTTCGAAACGCTCTTTAGGGCTTTCGGTAAATCAGGGTCTGCGTTCGCGAACTCTGATCACAGAGGTCGCTGTTCTACTGGCGGAGAGACCTGTCAGATTTGGGATTGGCGCCTTCTTAGTACCGACACAGTGTTACTAGATAAGAGTGAAGATGGTGCAACCGCAAATACTTTTAACGGTTCCGACTGCCCAGACGCTGTAGACGGAGACAGCGTGGTGATCGACCAACGAACATCTGCACAAACGTTCTTGGCAAATGCTTGGGAGCCATGGGGTGATTCAAGTGGAGATGACGACGGTATTTGTGAAACCGGTGAGATTTGTGTCTATTCACCCAACTTCGGCGCCTATCAAGGTCATGGTGACTTCACAACTCAAAGCTGCACCCAACCTTCTGGCACGACTGTCGTGCCCACTACACTGTTCTACTTTCCAACAAATGGAATCTAGGCCGGATGTTAGGCTACCATCCTCGCGGAAGCCCTACCCGGCTGACGCGCGAGGGGAGTTCACGACCCACTTTTTTTGAAATCCAATCTTTTGTTCGTCTCAACTGAGGCAAATCAATGCCGGTATTGATACCCATTCCTTCAAACATATAGACTAAGTCTTCAGTTCCAACGTTACCTGCAGCTCCGGGCGCGTACGGGCACCCCCCAAGACCACCCACACTTGCGTCGAAAGTCCTTACGCCCATTTCATAAGCTTTAAGCGCATTCGCAAGCGCTGTGCCTCGGGTATCATGAAAGTGCATGGCAATCTTATTAATATCTACCTGAGACGTTTTTAAAATTTTTATTAATCTCTCCACATGACCTGGGGTTGCCGCACCTATCGTATCTCCAATCGAGACTTCGTAGCACCCCTTCTTCAGCAGAGTTTGACTAAGTCTGACTACCTTTTTCGGGTCAACGGCCCCATCAAAGGGGCAAAAAAAACAAACACTCAAATAGCCTCTTACCTGAACTCCCCTACCGCGAACGGTTTCAATTATTTTACTGAATCTCTCAAGGCTCTCAGTGACAGAGCAATTGGTGTTCGCTTGAGAAAAACCCTCCGAAGCCGACATGAAAAAGGCGACTCTTTTTAAGCCAGCATCGATAGCCGCTTGCGCTCCAATCGCATTGGGAACCAACGCGCTAAAATTCTTAATAGACAGATTTGAACTGTCCTTTGCTTTTGCCCTTGCCCAGCGAAGTACCTTCGTCGCTACTTGGCGCGAATCCGCCATTTGCGGAACCCACTTGGGTGAAACAAACGCGGCGATTTCTATCTGCCGAAGACCACTTTGGTAAAGTCGCTTAACAAACTCCACTTTCTCTTCGGTACGCAAGTAAGCGGCCTCGTTTTGAAGACCATCTCTTGGTCCCATTTCTATGATATGCACTTTTTTTCTGGATGCAGGCGCCACCTATTTCTCCTTAATTTGTAGATGAACAAGTGCGGCGCCGAGCGCAACCGTTTGTCCTTCTTCAACAAACAATTCTTTGACTGAGCCATCTGTGGGGGCAGAAATCACATATTCCATCTTCATTGCGTTAAGGGTTAACAAGGAGTCCCCGGCCCTTACGGTCTGCCCTTCTTTGATGTTTACTTTGATGATTTTCCCAGGCATCGGCGACGTGATGTTTCCGTCTTCTATTCCAGCCGCGCCGGCACCTGCCGACTTCCTTTTAGGGCCATCCTCTTTAATGAGAGCAGTCACTCCATCGTAGTGAACCCAGATACCACCACTCGTTCGAAGTGATGTAACACTCACTTTTTTACCATCGACCTCTATGATCATTGGCTAACCCCTCTTTTGAGCTTCAATTCATCTTGCTCCCCACTGGTCCGCTTCCACCTGGCGAAGAAAGGAGAGTTAGTTTTTGAACTGTTCAAAGACCGTGCTCCAGCACGACTTGAGTCACCTCCCCCTTTAACTGATTTCACAGCCCTAACAATTTCTTCAGGCACACTGGGCGCCGGCAAACTTTGTGAGAAATACTTTTCAAAAAATCTTGTGCTCATTGTTCCATCACGAAATTCCCTATGATCAAGCATTCTTATCAAAAGCGGAATATTTGTCTTCACCCCAAATATAACTGTGTCTTTCAAGGCCCTGATGAGTCCGTCGATTGCGAGCTGGCGGCTTTCACCCCAAGCCACAATCTTTCCGATCATCGAGTCGTAATACTGAGGAATAACATCGCCCGCTTCATAACCAAACTCAAACCGACGCCCAGGCGCTTGCGGCAGACTAAGGTACTCGATCTTTCCTGGCTGCGGTAACCCCCTGTTGTAAGGATCTTCAGCGTATATTCGGGTTTCTACGGAGTGTCCTCTTGGCTGGATCCAATCGGGCTGAACCCAATTGCCGCTCACCAGTTGAAGCTGCCACTTTACTAGATCAACTGATAGCACCATCTCTGTCACTGGGTGCTCCACTTGGAGTCTTGTGTTGAGTTCTAGAAAATAAAACCTGCCCTTTTCGACGAGAAACTCCACCGTCCCTGCTCCGCTGTAATTGACGGCTTGTGCGATGACCTGAGCGGACTTGTGGAGGCTCTCTCGAACAGTATTCTCTAGCGTCGCAGCGGGCGCCTCTTCAATGATTTTTTGATGCCGCCTTTGAACCGAGCACTCTCGCTCTGAAAGTACTGCAACATTTCCTTTACCATCGCCAAAAATTTGCACCTCAATGTGCTTGGGACTTTCTAGATATTTTTCTATAAACAGTGTGGGATTCGAAAATGCCTCGAGAGCTTCAGATTGTGCAGAGTCAAACAAGGGGCGAAGTTCCGTCTGCGAACGAACAACGCGCATTCCTCGACCACCGCCGCCCGCGGCAGCTTTGAGCAATATCGGGTAACCGATTTTT
The Bdellovibrionales bacterium CG10_big_fil_rev_8_21_14_0_10_45_34 genome window above contains:
- a CDS encoding hydroxymethylglutaryl-CoA lyase (catalyzes the formation of acetoacetate and acetyl-CoA from 3-hydroxy-3-methylglutaryl-CoA), whose product is MGPRDGLQNEAAYLRTEEKVEFVKRLYQSGLRQIEIAAFVSPKWVPQMADSRQVATKVLRWARAKAKDSSNLSIKNFSALVPNAIGAQAAIDAGLKRVAFFMSASEGFSQANTNCSVTESLERFSKIIETVRGRGVQVRGYLSVCFFCPFDGAVDPKKVVRLSQTLLKKGCYEVSIGDTIGAATPGHVERLIKILKTSQVDINKIAMHFHDTRGTALANALKAYEMGVRTFDASVGGLGGCPYAPGAAGNVGTEDLVYMFEGMGINTGIDLPQLRRTKDWISKKVGRELPSRVSRVGLPRGW
- a CDS encoding pyruvate carboxylase subunit A (catalyzes the ATP-dependent carboxylation of a covalently attached biotin and the transfer of the carboxyl group to pyruvate forming oxaloacetate) — translated: MKSNNCIKKVAIANRGEVAVRIIRACQDLGLESVLLHSEVDRETLAYRLATETKCIGPGPSDLSYLNINNNIQAALKAGAQALHPGFGFLSENADFAKACAKNGIIFVGPSPESILAVGDKIQARNLAQKIGVPCIEGFQKDSATFDEIRQAAEKIGYPILLKAAAGGGGRGMRVVRSQTELRPLFDSAQSEALEAFSNPTLFIEKYLESPKHIEVQIFGDGKGNVAVLSERECSVQRRHQKIIEEAPAATLENTVRESLHKSAQVIAQAVNYSGAGTVEFLVEKGRFYFLELNTRLQVEHPVTEMVLSVDLVKWQLQLVSGNWVQPDWIQPRGHSVETRIYAEDPYNRGLPQPGKIEYLSLPQAPGRRFEFGYEAGDVIPQYYDSMIGKIVAWGESRQLAIDGLIRALKDTVIFGVKTNIPLLIRMLDHREFRDGTMSTRFFEKYFSQSLPAPSVPEEIVRAVKSVKGGGDSSRAGARSLNSSKTNSPFFARWKRTSGEQDELKLKRGVSQ